Sequence from the Esox lucius isolate fEsoLuc1 chromosome 6, fEsoLuc1.pri, whole genome shotgun sequence genome:
CCCATATGGACGCAGTTTTCTCAGTCTGGTGAATTTGTGCCATCTAACTCATTTAAACATCCATTGGCCTGTCCCCTCTAGACATTGTCTTGGATTATAGTTAATATAAATGGGATGAACAGGAGGGGCAACCCAATTCAACCATATTCTTGCGGTCCAGATGTACCAATGCGTTCATCTTATAGTCTCCATGTCTCCCCTAAGGCCAAATTCCAAAGCCAGCCATGACTACGAGCGCCTGAAGAGTCAGTGTATGAGGGCTATGGCAGACCTGCAGTCTCTACAGAACCAGCACACCAAGACCCTGAAGAGGTGTGAAGAGGCTGTCAAGGAGGCTGACTTCTACCAGTGAGTACCACCTTCGGCACCACCTCACCGATTGGCCGTCTGgctgggtgggagggagggtcAGAAAGGCATGATGTCAGGGGAGAGGTGGGCATGTGCTGCTGCTTGACTACACTGCCCTGCGTGATGTCAGGAACCTCCTGGAGGTCTACCAGCCGTTCTGAATAGACCCTTTCAATTAGACGGGAATAATTACCAGGTTTTATGGCGTAATTGTTTTACTCACTTAGACACGTGACTTGTGCTGCAGTTACGCTAATTGAAAGAACACGTATGTGCTAATGGCCTGTTTCTATTGAAATGTAATGGGGATTACCTTAAATTAAGGCGTTACGCACTGTTTTCTTCATAATACATTCCTCTGTACTCGCTTACCGGGGGAGTGAAAGTACCACCGCTTTGGAAAGTTTTAGAGACATGATTTGGTAGTCTTTGGCTCGTACACGTGTGTGCGGTTAGCTGAGCTCTACACAGTGAGATGGACACGGGATGAGATGACGAGGATCAGGGCTTTACTCAAGCCTCTCCATCAGGCCTGTGGAAGCGTACAGAGGAATGTTGCCATCTGTCCAGAAAGGCCCTTCCAACTTAAGTCCGCTGTCTGCGTACTTGATGAATGAACTCATTTCATGTCTGCGGAGATGTTGGCTCATGGCTTAACTTTGACCTTACTTTTGCGGCCATCGTGTGTTCGCTCTCATCCCGTTTTTGTGATTCTAATCACAGCCTTTGGTTTTGCTCCTACTCGTGTGTTagtctattttatttcaccGTCATTTAAATTGGATTaagaacacatttgtatttacaGCTACAACCTGGAGTGGGATGTTAGGTTGTCGGGGGATTAGGTTTAACTGTGTTACTCCGGGACAAAATGACACAGGGGATCAGAACCGTGGACCTTTCGGTCACAAGTCCGATGCCCTAACCACTAAGCCACCTTGCCGCCCTTAGTATGTGTGGTTGTGGGGCGTGGCAATAAACTCAATTTCCTTCATTTAGTACTGTGTtgtgatgtgctgtgttgtgatatgccccccccccaccgtctGAAGCTCCCCTGTTTTTTCTCCAGTATGCTCCACAGCCGTGTGTTGGGAGACCAGTCTCAGCTGAAGGAGGAGCTGGAGCTGCTGAGGAGGGACAACACTCAGCTGGTCAGGGAGCACAACCACCTGAAGCAAAGCTGTGAGGAGCTCCGCAGGCTTCACAGCGAGGTCCAGAAGGAGGTCGCCGACATGAGGCTGCAGCAGcaagaggtacacacacacacacaaactgctgTTATGATGGACACACAAATCGACGTCTCTAAGCTGCACGGTACTCTACTGTAAAAGGCTGTGTTTGCGTAGCGGGTCAGTGGGTCGTTTAAAGGGCATGTGGTCAGTGTGTAGGCCTAGTCCATTGGGACCTCCTCCATGTGGTCAGCGTGTAGGCACAGTCTCCTGGGACCTCCATGTGGTCAGCGTGTAGGCACAGTCCCTAGGGACCTCCATGTGGTCAGTGTGTAGTCACAGTCCCCTGGGACCTCCTCAGCCTGCTGTGTTTACAGATCTGCAATGTCAGGAGAGCTGTTTGAACTGAACTGTAATGCAGACCAGGTCTTCCTGTGAAGGACACACACAAGCTAAGAACCCCCAGGCTCCAGCAAGCCTGAAATCCACACACGCTTAAAGCATGGAAACAGTATGGCGatcattgcattttaatgatgaAGAGGGGTGTCTCTACAGGCCTGTATAACTTGGCATCCAATATGCTATGCTGCTCACTGTTGCCCTCTACTGACCCACTGGTGTCAAATAATTTAGTGctcattttcttctgttttcaaCACAATGTCTGAGTTAGTAcccaaatgaaatacatttctatttaatCAAACATATCTTTGGCAAGTGGAGGTTCATCAGGTTTGCGGTGTTGTGTTTTGGCTTGAGTGCCTGCTTATGCAGTTAGGAGCTTGCGCTATGCTCGCTTCCCAGTTACCTTGAAATGTTGCAAAGGTCTGTCAAAAACCCGATGCCCATTTGGGCTTGATGGCTGGGGTGGTTGTGTAGTGAGTTTAGGAGAGAGTGCAACAGTGTATAGCTCACTCCACAGTCTGAAATGCTGTGGACGGGACAGTGGAAAAGGGGCTTTCGGGGGTCGCCACCCTTTGGAATGTAGCGAACACAGGGGTCAGGTGTGTTGTGTAGACAGGGGTCAGGTGTGTTGTGTAGACAAGGGGTCAGGTGTGTTGTGTAGACAGGGGTCGGGTGTGTTGTGAAGATGAGGGTCGGGTGTGTTGTGAAGATGAGGGTCGGGTGTGTTGTGAAGATGAGGGTCAGGTGTGATGTGTAGACGAGGGGTCGGGTGTGTTGTGTAGACGAGGGGTGACGAGGGGTCGGGTGTGTTGTGTAGACAAGGGGTCGGGTGTGTTGTGTAGACGAGGGGTCGGGTGTGTTGTGTAGACGAGGGGTCGGGTGTGTTGTGTAGAcgaggggtggggtgtgttgtgtagacgaggggtggggtgtgttgtgtagacgaggggtggggtgtgttgtgtagacgaggggtggggtgtgttgtgTAGACGAGGGGTCGGGTGTGTTGTGTAGAcgaggggtggggtgtgttgtgtagacgaggggtggggtgtgttgtgtagacgaggggtggggtgtgttgtgTAGACGAGGGGTCGGGGTGTGTTGTGTAGACGAGGGGTCGGGTGTGTTGTGTAGACGAGGGGTCGGGTGTGTTGTGTAGACGAGGGGTCGGGTGTGTTGTGTAGAcgaggggtggggtgtgttgtgtagacgaggggtggggtgtgttgtgTAGACGAGGGGTCGGGGTGTGTTGTGTAGAcgaggggtggggtgtgttgtgtagacgaggggtggggtgtgttgtgtagacgaggggtggggtgtgttgtgTAGACGAGGGGTCGGGTGTGTTGTGTAGACGAGGGACCAGTGGTATGGGACAGGTGAATAGTGGAGGAAGAGCCCCTCTAGGAGATCCGTACCACTTTTCCACCACATCAATGCATTTGAATCAACTGTAATGAACTTGGATGTGGATAGAACTGTTCATTTGGAGTGGGCCAATAATTGTCTGCAGCACTAGCCTGGTCGTCAGTCTGTTGACTTAACACTGATACACAGCCTGGCGCCAGGCTAATTGTAATGTATATCAGTTAAATGACCACGTCCTCCCTCCAGGTGATGAGAGAGAATGGTTCTTCAGAGGTTCTCAACAAGCTTTACGACACGGCCATGGACAAGCTGGAGGGGGTGAGGAAGGAATATGATTCGCTTAGCAAACGCTACAGCGAGAAGGTAGCTAATCACAACACGGACCTGAGCAGGCTGGAGCAGGCGGAGGAAGAGAATCGACGACTTCAGAAGCAGATGGACACGCTGCTGAAACAACGAGACACTGCCATACACTACCAACAGCAGTGCTCCACGTCCATGAGAAGGTAGCAGAGAGCACGCGaaaacgtgcacacacacacacacacacacacacacactcacacactcttcTACCAACCTAACCCACTGCGTCTCTCCATAGGTTTGACTCCGTACAACAGGAACTGAACAAGTCGTCAGCCCAGAACAAGGAGCTTCAGAGGGAGATGGAGCGGCTGCAGTCAGAAGTGACACGATACAAGAACTTCCAGCTGAAGGCCGTGAAGGACTGTGAGAAGtacaaggaggagagagactcTGTGTTCAACGAGTACCGGCTCATCATGAGTGAGAGGGATCAGGTCAGTGGAGTATATATCCCGTGTCAATATGGCACAGTTTACCGTACACAGATGAAGGCTAATCCTGGATTAAGACACTCATTTCGAACTTCAATCTATGGTTTGGTTTTACATACACAGAGCCTAGTCCTcgagtaaaaacattttttgtccaggactaggcttaatccgtgtctcTGATACCGGTCCTCAATCTGAGTGTTTTTGTCCTGGGCTAAGGTTAACCTTTGTGTAGAAATTCAGCCCAAAGTTGTGTAATAATTTGACATCCCATGGGATACAGTCTTATAAACCACATGTTTCAGCctatcagcattcagaatttgAACCGCCCAGTTTATAATCATTCGATAACCATACAATAATTAAGTGGTTTGCTCAATTTCGGACTAGGTCATCAAGGAGCTGGACAAACTGCAGACGGAGTTGGAGGCCGCTGAAGCCCGCCTTAAAACCACCTCATCCGAGAGGGTGGTGGCTAGTGAGGAGATGGAGGCTCTACGACAGGTACGCCAGGTCACACGGTCAATCAATAAAAACAGTACCCGGAGAGGCTGTCAGTTCTTTAATCAGTCTGTCCATTTGTTAATAGTCTGGCAAAACGCTTAGCCAAGGTGAGGATAAGCCAGGGCATTGAGGCTCTCAGATACTCTTCAACAGGATGATAAATGAATATAACTACCaattcatttgttaattaatcCCCCAAAAATGATCTGTGATTATGGTGAGCAGTTGATTTTGGACAGCTGCCTCACCATTTAGCTAAATGTGTTGCAGACCGGTCAGCGCAAGGAttttctgattgtgttgtagtcTGATTTGATTTTGGTTGTTTTTAGGAGCTGAACTCATCATTGGTGGACCGGGACCGGGCTATCTGTGAGAGGAACGAGCTGTTGGAGAAGTACTGCCACGAGGTGAAGGACAAGGCTGAAGCCCAGAAGGAGCTGAGCCAGGCCTGTAAAGACATTGAGACGGTCCGGGAGGAGAGAGACGTGGCCCGCAAGGAGAGGACTGAAGCCATCATTCAGAGAGACCAGCTACTGAGAGAATACTACCAGGCTAGACAGGTAACACGCACACAAAGCTTCTGCTGAAACATGAGAATGAGCTTCGAGGATCCCTTAAACTGTCACCTGTAGTGTTTTGTCAGTGGAATAaccattaagcattttaagcccCTTTTGCTGCTCCTGACACTTCCAGGTTCAGACCACTAGATGGCCCTCATACAGCAGTTTTTACATTACAGGAGTCGGGATGCATGAGTGATAcgtgttttcttttacatgccTTGTTAAAGTAGACGTACATCTAGATATGTTATGTACGGTCTGTTTTTTGATCTGAAAGCATGACATCTGGACAACTTACTGCACTTTACACGACGTGTCTGTTATCTCTTCCAAATCACATTTTTCTTATATCTCActattgtttttggagaaatgtcaACTGACCAAGACCTCAGCCAGAGTGGGTTTCCATgtcttcatctgtgtgtgtttttgtgtgcgcacacctgtctgtgtctgtctgtctgtgacagAAACAAGACTCTGCCACCCTCGACATGGAGCGGGCCAACAAGGAGATTGAGGTGTTGAGGAAGCAGTACGAGGCCATGTCCCAGGAGCTGAAGGAGGCCACCCAGGAGGCAGAGGTGGCCAAGTGTCGCCGAGACTGGGCCTTCCAGGAAAGAGACAAGAtagtggcagagagagagagcattcGGTGAGGACAGGAAGGGTGACATTTAAGCTGCTGCTGTTGAATGTTAGTCAGAACAGGGCTCTAGCATTGTCTCAGCTGGTTTTCTTCAACCAAGAGGAATTTGCCCTCATCTTTAATGTGTGCTGATATCCGTGGGTAATATATTTGGGCCTAAGTTGCTAAGTGGATTTAGTTTGATTACCAACTTTAAATAAAACACCTACTGCTTGTAGTATTACTCTACTAGCCACTGTACCAGTAACCCAATGGCTCAAATCACTCCATATCTCAGCCAAATGTCTGTTGAAAAATTACCATGGAccctaaaataattatttaatacgTAAGCGTATCTACACAAGGCTGAAAATCGACCCTCTTGGACTCTGACTCTTTAGTTCCAAGCGGGTTATTAAAGGAGGGAATGAGAGGAGATGCGAGTTAACTGACTACCGGGCCGATGCTTGACATTATTACATCCACCCTTCCAGGACATTGTGTGACAACCTGCGTAGGGAGCGGGACCGGGCGGTTAGTGACCTGGCCGACGCCTTGCGTAACCTTGACGACATGAGGAAGCAGAAGAATGACGCGACCCGGGAACTGAAGGAACTCAAGTGGGTTTCTTCActtactctctccctcccaccggTTCTTGTTGACAGTAACTTATTGTACTTTCTTGTGACTTTGAGATCTTAGTCGTTCCCTTTGACAAAGATGTAAAtagttaatatatatatatttaggttGTAAGTCACCTGCCCCCTCCAGGCCTGCCTCATGAGGACATAATGTGTCTTAGTGACAGTTAGTCTCCATAGGCCTATGTCCCCTTCAACCTCTCCTTTGcacattgtagaatattacCCTGCCACTACTTTTTAGACTTGGGTAAAACTTAACTTGCAGCGCCTTAAAAGTTGACATTGCCTTTTAAGGTGCTTTTTGGATGTAGTTAAGCCACCGTTTTTACCATAAAAAGGTAAAATGTCCCTAATTTATCCGATGGAGAGAAACGTACCTTAGGGCATGGGTGCTATTGTGCACACCGTGAAGCACTCTGACCTGTGTAACGCCACTTCTTAACCCGGTCAGAGAGAAGATGGAAAGCCAGCTGGACAAGGAGGCAAGGTTCTGTCAGCTGATGGCCCACAGTTCTCATGACTCAGCCATCGACACAGACTCTCTGGAGTGGGAGACGGAGGTGGTGGAGTTTGAGAAGGATAGGGTGAGTTCAGAGATACCAAACTATTGTTATGGATTTGTTTGAAGGGTAGTGGATTATTTAGGAGAAAACGAGTGTGTACTGTACACTACGGTTAACTTGGCTCTTTTCAGGATGACATGGATTTGAAGGCACTTGGATTTGACATAGCAGAGGGGGTAAATGATCCGTATTTACCAGGAGATTGTGGAATATTTGTGACAAGAGTGGACAAAGGAAGTGTTGCGGATGGAAGGTTAAGgtaaagtattttctttttaaccgTACTGAACACCCCTTGTTGTTTCACCTCTTCCTCCCAACAACCCGTTTTGACTTTGTGCTTTTCAGAGTAAATGATTGGTTGCTGAAGATAAATGACATGGACCTGGCCAATAAGGACCGGAAACAGGTTGTCAAGGCGGTGCTTAATGGAGGAGGGCTGATCAACATGGTGGTGCGCAGAAGAAAGTCCCTGGGAGGGAGACTGGTCACCCCTGTACACATCAACCTCATTGGACACAAAGGTGAAACTTTTACCCTCCTGTTTTAACTGATTGTGACAATTAAAATGCTATTTGTCACATGTCTGAATACACCCcacatttacattgaaatgaGATACCAATCCCAACAATGAGACCATGTTCTTGTACTGTGTATATAAAAATCTGTGGTATAGGTCAGAAGTCTAATGTATAGTGTTATTCTCTGTTCCAGATAGCGGTATAGGTCAGTAGTCTAATATATAGTGTAATTCTCTGTTCCAGATAGCGGTATAGGTCAGTAGTCTAATATATAGTGTTATTCTCTGTTCCAGATAGCGGTATAGGTCTGGAAAGTGGTGTGTTTGTCACAGCCCTAGTCCAGGGGAGTCCTGCTGCCAGGGAGGGATCTCTGACAGTGGGAGACCGACTTATCGCTGTGAGTCCTGGTTTTCTTCCAATCTCTTAATaatgttcttttttctttccactctctttccttcttttcctcagCCTATACACCTGCTATTCGTTTCCAACTCCTCATATTCAGAATTCCTCTCCTCATTTCTTCTaacctcttcctccctccctttttcttcACAGCCAACTGATTTCAACGTTGTTTCACTTCAGTTTCTAGTGACTAATcttgttcccagacacttcctcccaTATGCACAGAAGGTCTGGTGGAACAATCCGGTAAACCTGGCCTTCTTAGCCAACAAGAAAGTTGTAAGAAATGCGTAGCCAACAAGAAAGTTGTAAGAAATGCCCAGTGCAATAAGCACTGGCTTAATTGTCTTATTCTACCGACCGATCATCTCCCACAACACCTTTCTCCCGTGCCTTGAGCATTCGAGCACTAATCAGTGCGTTGTAACGGCATTGTGGGACAGTTGAGCAGGCATCCTAGCTGAGCTGTCTCCATACTCCAGTGAGTATGCTCATTAGTGCTTCATTATAACTGGTTCATTGTGATGAAGTGAAATTATTacattagctaactagctaattgGACAGACATTGCATTTACTTTTATAGTGTACGTGCTGGTTACCttcgtttttgttttttcaaatggCTGGCTCAGGTAAAATTTTATGTAACAGATAAGTGTCAGTTTACATTCTTAAACATCAGAAATATCACTTTTTTGGCTCAAATTAAAAGATCACAAATACTTTACTCCTGCTCAGACCAGGCATATATGCACAAAAGCCCTTGGGGAAAGGCTACTCAGTGACCTCTATCTGGAAAAATGTCTTCTCATGATAATCCACCAACTGCACCTGAAAACTTAGTCCTCCAGCTCTTTTATTGAAGCTCTGCTGCTTAACCGTAACACTGGGCCCGACCGTAACACTGGGCCCGACCGTAACACTGGGCCCGACCGTAACACTGGGCCCGACCGTAACACTGGGCCCGACCGTAACACCGGGCCCAGACCGTAACACCGGGCCCAGACCGTAACACCGGGCCCAGACCGTAACACCGGGCCCAGACCGTAACACCGGGCCCAGACCGTAACACCGGGCCCAGACCGTAACACCGGGCCCAGACCGTAACACCGGGCCCAGACCGTAACACTGGACATAAAAACAATGTGCCTCAGCAGGGCTGCCATTCTGTTCCCTTCATAGCACCATGTTTTAACCAGAACCCATCTCACCAGAGTTCAAAAGCAATGGTCTATATAGAGAATAAAAGTGGTATTTTGGAAGCACCCCAGAATGATACTATCACTTTCAAGACTAGTAGCCAGGCTAGGTGATATGGGAGATGCTGGCTCAGTGTTAATGATTAGTGAGCATTAGCAGAGATGCCTGCAAATGTCAATCATGCCTGTGTATACGTCTTACCCCATGTCCTTGTAGGTGTTAATCACTAAATGGACTGTAAAGAGTGTCCGTTTACCCTCGCTCCTCTCTTTACCCTCGCTCCTCTCTTCTTTACCCTCGCTCCTCTCTTCTTTACCCTCGCTCCTCCCTTCTTTACCctcgctcctctcctctttactGTCTGTCCTCCTTtactttttctcctctcctctttacaGTCCATCCTCCTTTATCTTtgcttctcttctctcctttttaaTCCTCGCTCCTCTCTTTACTCTtactcctctccttttctcccttgCGCTCTCCTCTTCATCTGCAGTATTTCTATAATTCATCTGAGGCCTATTGTCATGGAAATGTGGGGATTGAGTAAGGAGTGTGGGGGTGTTGTAAGAACCGCTGGCCTAGATCTATTAATGCAGCAGAAAGGGGGCTCAAGTCTCTCCCACTGTATTTTTTGGGAGGAGGGGATCTTTATTTGGGGTTAGTAATAAGTGCATTCTCAATGTAGATTTAAAGTAAGACCACCTGGTTAaacgtgtgtttctgtgttaaaAAATGTGAGTTGAATGAATCAGTTTCTGAGTCTGTGTATTTTCTTCAGATCAATGGCATCGCTCTGGACAACAAGTCAGTGACAGAGTGTGAGACTCTGTTGAGGAACTGTAGGgactctctcagcctctctctcatgAAGGTGAATAGAAACAAGCTCCATTACTAAGCTTCTATACACACCGGACTCAGTCCACACTGCACTGGCCTCAGTCCACACTTCACTGCTCAATGACTACAACCTGGCCAGAAAATAGACTGAAGTTGCCCTTCAAGATTAAAGTACATTTGGTGCCATACACATTGTCCTTGTGATGCTATAGCTGGCACTGTTTTTAGGAAAAGTAATATGACTTTAAACAAATCCCTTAGATTCCAACCTGgcataataatgttttattgcaGTTTAAGGttttggaaataaagaaatgctaATCCAGCGCTATTCCTAAAACGTCCATCTTCTtgttcccctctctctcatggTCTTGTCCCACACCTTATGGACCCAGTTCTTCCCTCACAGTTCGTCGGGCCAGAACATCTTTGAGACTCTGCGGGAGTCCTCGTCCAACGGCCGCCTTTCAGAGGTTCACTCCAGGAACAGCCGTAACCTCAAACACAACAGCTCCACCCAGACAGACATCTTCTGCCCCGACCCAAGTGGAGGTAGTAACACACATGTTCCTGGAGAGAGGCGgaagggcagagagggagagcctGAGGAAGGGATGGGGGTGTACGGGGATGTCAGGAAGCCTTTCTCCACCGTGTCCCTCCATGCCACCAGTCTCCGGCCGTCCTCCGACCTCTGTTTAGGTCTCCCTGGCCGCTATGGTCCCAGTGCCTTTGAGGAGTGCTGCTCGGGGTCTCCTTACGCCaagccccctccaccccccgTCGCCTATGACCCCTCTAGCACCCCCGATTGCATCACCGTGGAGACCACCCTGGAGAAGAAGCACAGCGGCGGCACCTGGCCCAAGATGATCGTAGGCGGGATGTCTGTTGCCGTGGACACGACCACCGTGACGACACCGACCCAGCTTTCAATTTTCAAATCGCCCAAACAGAGGAAGTCCATCTTTGACCCGGATGCCTTCAAACCGCGGCCCGAGACGGCGCCTCCGTCTTCCAAGATGGAGTTCCTGTTGCCCAGTCAACTGGTGACCCACTCGCCGCAGCCATCCAAGACGgactccctgtcctcctcctccactgccACACCCACCCCTCCAACTCCGCCTACACGCAGTGATTCATTTAAGttcaaacacaaacagcaaAGCAGCTCCGCCTCCGACTGCACGCTGACCTCCGATGGGAACTGGGGCAAGGGGGAGTCCGTCGTCATTGTTACAGCCGAGGGCCGTGGGGGCCGAGAGAGGGAACAGGAGAGGGACAGGAATGGGAATCACTATTTCCTGGACGGGAAGGTTCTTACGTCAAGGAAGTCATGCGACGAGGACATTGGCCGGACGCGGGGGGAGGAGCCTGAGGTGAAAAGGCCCCGCCCTAAATCGGCGCCGGCCCTCAGGCGCAGGATGACTCCCCAGTCCATCACTCTCCCCTCCTTCCAGGTCAGTTGGACAACAATGTGGATGTATCCAATGTTAGCTCTAAGCTTTGTGTGTGCCTGACGTCACACCTCAGTCAGAACTGTAGTGCTGAATAAAGTGGTTAAAGCTACATATCAGCACCTTTTCGAGCCAGCAACTCAAATTTCACTCAAAGTCTGTGCTTTTTTTGTGAGTAGATTAAGAGCGTATTAGCGAAGGATTTTATTAGCCCATGTGGTCTTTCCTAGCGGCGTGCTGCTGTGCTTGGCAGTGCTTAGATAAGACAGAAGAACCACAAGTGCATCTCATTTGTTGATATTCTTTGCTAGTTAGTAAGTTATTACTTCTAGGTTAGATATTAGTCTGCAGTATGGGTCCTGCTTCCTACTACAGCACCAAGCAAGCGTTTAGCCTGGACCAACACCTTTTTCAAGCTAAAGTGTATTCATGATTAAAGGGATGGTGTTGAGACAGGCTTGGATATAAAGATATGCTTTTCACAATAGTTTAAATTGGCTTTTGTGTTTCCC
This genomic interval carries:
- the dlg5a gene encoding disks large homolog 5a isoform X2, coding for MEPKHKELLDQCHQNLLDSITDADRLIELLILSGTLSQLDRFELDQNCSSSAEKVDQLLKMLVNKESDHFPELCVALEKAYPDLYSALFTNGGGPVDHSSGSTYSVLSTMPSDSESSSSLSSVGSPPGTGNGSASSPPPALNDNRPAGDNLDTILFQLRQVTRERDELRKRLALASPGTTFDDCRPNSKASHDYERLKSQCMRAMADLQSLQNQHTKTLKRCEEAVKEADFYHMLHSRVLGDQSQLKEELELLRRDNTQLVREHNHLKQSCEELRRLHSEVQKEVADMRLQQQEVMRENGSSEVLNKLYDTAMDKLEGVRKEYDSLSKRYSEKVANHNTDLSRLEQAEEENRRLQKQMDTLLKQRDTAIHYQQQCSTSMRRFDSVQQELNKSSAQNKELQREMERLQSEVTRYKNFQLKAVKDCEKYKEERDSVFNEYRLIMSERDQVIKELDKLQTELEAAEARLKTTSSERVVASEEMEALRQELNSSLVDRDRAICERNELLEKYCHEVKDKAEAQKELSQACKDIETVREERDVARKERTEAIIQRDQLLREYYQARQKQDSATLDMERANKEIEVLRKQYEAMSQELKEATQEAEVAKCRRDWAFQERDKIVAERESIRTLCDNLRRERDRAVSDLADALRNLDDMRKQKNDATRELKELKEKMESQLDKEARFCQLMAHSSHDSAIDTDSLEWETEVVEFEKDRDDMDLKALGFDIAEGVNDPYLPGDCGIFVTRVDKGSVADGRLRVNDWLLKINDMDLANKDRKQVVKAVLNGGGLINMVVRRRKSLGGRLVTPVHINLIGHKDSGIGLESGVFVTALVQGSPAAREGSLTVGDRLIAINGIALDNKSVTECETLLRNCRDSLSLSLMKFFPHSSSGQNIFETLRESSSNGRLSEVHSRNSRNLKHNSSTQTDIFCPDPSGGSNTHVPGERRKGREGEPEEGMGVYGDVRKPFSTVSLHATSLRPSSDLCLGLPGRYGPSAFEECCSGSPYAKPPPPPVAYDPSSTPDCITVETTLEKKHSGGTWPKMIVGGMSVAVDTTTVTTPTQLSIFKSPKQRKSIFDPDAFKPRPETAPPSSKMEFLLPSQLVTHSPQPSKTDSLSSSSTATPTPPTPPTRSDSFKFKHKQQSSSASDCTLTSDGNWGKGESVVIVTAEGRGGREREQERDRNGNHYFLDGKVLTSRKSCDEDIGRTRGEEPEVKRPRPKSAPALRRRMTPQSITLPSFQIYSNDDHSPEPREMLRSSPNRSHRHSVGFVPTIYSGTLPAGSAHRGLAPCPAVTAVMRNPVYTVRSHRVHTNNCPSVASQICQHNNQHPSPQHQGRLSLDLSQKHPTADYSESSSSRGNHASHGTNSLPSSARLGLGSSSNVQYRTERIKIPSTPRYPRSMLGSDRECSSPGLITPPQSPLNLETSSFASSQSQSSISTLPRISVSPVPIGERRKDRSLYRNRSFLRIPLAARPRFSSLRSLRPYLEEPRNVIVHKGAEPLGISIVSGENGGIFVSKVTGGSIAHQAGLEYGDQLLEYNGINLRNATEQQARLIIGQQCDAITIMAQYNPHMYQLGNHSRSSSRLEPVSSPVPAQGSGATTPDNHSTIDTLSEQDEGTLTPSSKQTTPTTSPHSFSRMPSEGGGRVCEPRVVTVRRAQGAELGLGLCGGNLWGVYVESLEKDSPARGAEGLLPGDLIIEYGSVNMKNKTVEEVYVEMLKPAETVTLRVQQRPDDFNMVKDTPGDGFYIRALYERTAEAEPDLSFKKDDILYVDDTLPKGNFGTWMAWQLDENARRIQRGQIPSKYMMDQEFYRRHSMTELKDDKDSKSLSAAARRSFFRRKHKHKRSSSRDGKELVALDAISTDSIPFLEDCVSLAYQRVQKVECGSPRPVLILGPLTDPVKDMLVKESPGKFCRCVLEVMKASQQAIERGVKDCLFIDYKRRSGHFDVTTVASIKEITEKDCHCLLDIAPHAIERLHSVHIYPIVVFIRYKNAKQIKEQKDPVYLRDKVSQKHSKEQFEVAQKIEQEYSKFFTGIVQGGTLPYICTQIMTIVDQEQSKVLWTPLGCP